DNA from Daucus carota subsp. sativus chromosome 1, DH1 v3.0, whole genome shotgun sequence:
atagaccTTTTCTCGAATCACCCTAGACTCTagagtacaaatttcatttcattctcccccCATTTCATTCTATCCAAGTGAAAACAGCCTTAAATCCTACTAATGGAATACCATTATATCCTTTCGACAACAGTTGTTGCAACAAATGAGGAATGATGAAGCATTGTTGACACTACAAGATGGTGGTTCACCTATTCGAAATCCTTCAACTGCTGCTGAGGATGCACGTCTAGCATCTTTAATATCTCTTGATGTCATATTGAAGCAAGTCAAGGTGTTGTtcttttcagttgcatttgacttgtgtgtatgagataaatataaaatgtaaacTAAACATTACTTCAATATACTATAAAACAGGACATTGTCAGGCAGTCCTCTGTGAACACGCTGGCTAGAAGTAAGAAAAAAGCAATGCTTGCTTCTTTAGACGAACTTGAAGAAAGGATGCCATCCCTGCTTGACGTAGACCACCCTTGTGCCCAAATGCACATTGCAGAAGCTCGTCATGCTGTAGAGGTAAAGTCTGCTAtcctaaagttgaattttaagtGGCAAATGGGTATccctgattttattttattttaaagatataCATTTATGGATGGACTATCTCGTACAAAGTGGTTGTTTTTTGAATGTGTACCTCAAAGGCTAAAATGGGCCATCATTTACAAAATggcttttttgtttttgttaatttaaactgaaaaatggtttttttttgttctttcagTTTTGAAGCTAAAATGGTtttttaacttcataattcTGCAAGAAGcacaaaaatatgtatttaaatcTGTGTTTTTATGTTATAGCTTTAAGTAGTTCATTCGGTTTAAAGACATGATAAATTGACAATATAGCGAAATGATTGAAGATTTACAATATACCTTTGCCTGCTGTTCTATTACCTTTTGGGATGGCATATACCTGACCTTTATCCTTACACAGATAATTTCTGAAGAGGACGATATCATCCAAGAAACGCCAGATGCTTCCAAAGTAACTGCAGATACCGGGCCTGCAGCTGAAATTGATGTAGCTCAGTGGAACGTCCTCCAATTTAATACAGGATCTACAACCCCATTTATTATCAAATGTGGCGCTAATTCCAATTCTGAGCTGGTCATTAAAGCTGATGCTCGTGTTGAAGAACCCAAAAGTGGCGAGATTGTAAGGGTTGTTCCAAGACCCACCATTTTAGAAAACATGACACTTGAGGAGATGAAGGAAGTTTTTGGTCAGCTTCCTGAGGCGTTGAGCTTACTTGCCCTAGCTAGGACGTCAGATGGAACCCGAGCTCGGTATTCTAGATTGTACAGGACTCTTGCCATGAAGGTTCCAGCACTCAGGGACCTTGTTGGGGAGCTTGAAAAGGGAGGAGAACTTAAAGACGTCAAGTCATGATTGTCATGCAGAACTTTTAAAACAAATACCTCTCATTTGTTGTACTTGGGAGTTTGTTTTAAAAGTCCTTACTCCATTGCTAGAGGTTTGGGCTGGTGCAGAATTTGAACTGTTGTAAAAAAACTATCCTTCTAATGTATGTCTTAACGTTTTCTGGAATTGTACATGTATGATTCTATGCATTTCTATACTTGCTATGTATAGAAAGTATAGTGCAGGGGCTGTATTTGGTTTGATGTTTTGTAAATTGTCTCGGGTCAAGAAGAGGGTGATGCTTGTGTTGTTTTCAGCTATCTATGCACAAATTGTGGTATCACATTACGAAGGTGCTCAAGTAAATTAAGACAGTCCCTAGCTTCCTTGAGGCTTAAAGCCTCAGCCTCCATGCGCTGCAAGAATCCTCCATTAGCATCACGTATTACACCCGGCATCAATGTTAAGTTTCACCCACCCAGCCTATTTGAGGTGCCTGCCAGCGTCTAAGACTTAAAGTCTCCACTGGTTTATGCTTAGTAGCTTGCACCATCAACATTTTCTCTATATTCACTCTCTGATCAACCACTGCTACACCACTTGGTAAACATAACAAAAAACTTACCTTCCCCACGCCCATAACTTCTTCCAAAAGGCTGCATCACTGACATCATACTCAACTTTTCACTGCCTTTCTGTGTGAGACAGAGGGATATTTTTAATCAACTGAATATCTCTGTTGTTAAAGATACTGAGTATCATTCAAGACTTCATCATCCCAATTTTTACCATGCATTTCCATTATTCTAAAAGTTTGCGATTAATCGTTGTTCGGACGGAAAATGTCTTGggaaaatcaatcaaaaatctgTAAAATCggttagttttaaaaatataaaacgcTATGAATGTTAAGGTGGGAGTATTGACAGTAAAGTTTGATATGTATGTATTGTCACTCAGAAAAAGTATATTCAATGACGGTTAATAAAAGTATATGTATGAATAGCAAAGCGGTACGAATGTGCCAAATAATTTTCATAAGTATATAGAAAACAGATGTAATCTTTCTCAAGAAACAGACATATAATTCTTCTTCTTTTAGTAATTTAATGGTATTTGGAGATTTCGGAAATTCAAGAAAACTAATTATAGTTaagatttattttctttattcgaagtattataaataaaatactataGAATACACCATATAAGTGTATAGCTGTGAGTTCAGtagaatttcattatattgagattatttatttaattagatCGAGATGCATAAtgtatatttttgatttttgattttagttgtaaatgaaaattaaagTACTGATCAGTCGAACTGACATTATTTTGGAGTTAACcattaaagtatttttttttttatggaagAACTTGCACTTCCAAATTTCCAACCACTTTTAACTATAATTCTGTTACTATTCTCTGTTATAGCTGAAACATAAATTACAGAATTCGAAAAAATTTCTATTACCAGAGTACGGTATACATTGCAACACAAGCTATTCATATTCTGCATACAATACTCCCTCTGCATATAGTTATCCTAGACTAATAAGAATGTTTCAGAGCTGGTGAAGATCTTCTGATAGTGTCATAAACATACCACATATTAATGATTTAGATATACTGCTTATGTCTGCAGATTGATTAGTTTTCCTAACCATCGCATTGAAGCTATTTGGAGTTCACTGAAAATCCAGATAAACACTCAACCATTAGCTTCAAGAAATTACAGTTATATCATAACTGCCTGAATCCCACAATAACATCATACCGAGCAAATATATCAATAATCTAGTCACATGTCAAAATCAAATTTGGTAATTTTATTCTCGAAAGTTATAGGGTACTTGAACCACAGAAAAAGCACATACCCGGAAAACAAAAAACTATTTTCTTCTTTTAAGAGGCCCAGTCTTGTACCCACTTTTAGTAGGCTTTCCCCAGGGAGTTCTTGAAACCCCTCCATGACCACCACTACTTTTACTCTTCCCCTCCCCTCCTCCATGAGGATGGTCTACAGGATTCATGGCCACTCCTCTCACCACTGGTCTCCTTCCAAGCCATCGACTGTGACCAGCTTTTCTAAGTCTCTTTGTACCGTGTTCAGGGTTTGATACAGTCCCTATTGTTGCCCGGCAGCTTGTATCAATTAGTTTCTCTCTCCCAGACGGTAATCTGATCAAACAGTACTTAGATGCTGATGGCTCTTTCAGTATTTTTGCAGCAGTGCCTGCTGCTCGCACCAGTTTGCCTCCTTCGCCAGGTCTCAATTCGATGTTGTGGATTAGGGTCCCAATTCGCATCATTGAAATAGGCATGCAGCTTCCAAATTGTGAGCTTATGTCAAGACTGAATATTGGGTTTGTCAAAGCTGACTGTGAGGTACCCGCACTGATGTTGTGGATTTTAGTTCCGACTTGCATTGTTGATGTGCTCAAGACCAGGGAACATACAGCGTGATTGGACATTGGATTACTCGAAGATGATTTTGTAGCAGTAGCATCTACCAGGTTAGGTATAAAGATTAACATCAAAATTTCAGAAGGCAAAAGTAAACAGGCAAATTGAGTTGCACTTGTGATAATTCTAtcattttcttgttttgaaagatttagtaaCTTGGGTGATTTCTTAACACAGGGAACTCCAACATGTATTAATAATCTATTATTAATCCAAATGTAGTTTTGAAGGATCGGTAATATTGCTCGAGTCTTACAATCCATACATAACAGGTAACAGAATGTATATGTTAACAATTGAAGAACCCCCTAGTACAAAAGAACTTTATAGAAACTTAGTATGAAAAACAAAAGCTAAAATTTTCAGGAATCTAGTGATTACATATATAGGATCAAACATGTGTGTGCATATAAACACATTAAATGGATACAGAGAAAATATCCTACCGGAAGCAGCAGTGAACTGGCGGATGGGAGTACGAAGGAAATTGCAGAACAGGGTTGAGGACACTTTGCGAGCCCTGAAAATTGCTGCCATTTTACTAACTACTCAAGTTTTTACCAACTCTGCAATAAATTTGAACCAAGAACTCTTAGGAAAAATGCAAACACTGAACTAAAAATCATAATGAATATAGACACCCCAATACAACAGATAGTTGCATTCATCAATTATAGACTTTAGTGTCTGGAGACGGTCACTGTAAACTATAGATCTTTTACTTCTTTTACGAATTATCAAAACCTTTTCACATATGTAAAATCTTATTGTTTCATCACAGAAGAGTTTACTTTAATACTAGATAAATAATAAACGAAAGAGCTACATACCTGCAAACATTCTAATTTATATTAACATCACagcataaaatttcaaaaagccAACATAATTACTCACTAACATAGTGCTCAAGACCATATGCATTTTTCTTACCGAAACACCAAGCAGAAGACTTTATTACTTAACACTTGCTTAAGGCAACTACTAAACAGTGTTTTGACAGAAATGATTCTCAGAGAACTTTAATCAAACACTTTGTCATCAACAACAAACTTTCTTGATATTCATCAATTGTTGTCCCAAAACtcaaatcaaatacaaaatacATACACTGCATCACTAGTTTGGAAAAACCCATCATAAACTaacacacaaaaaataaaaaaaaatagtaattcatcaaaaaatgaaCTTGCAGATTCAATAAAGCATGAAATGCGCCcgtttttaacaaaaatacaaGACTAGTGTGACCCAAAGTGAGATGTGAAGTAGAACAGTACCTGGGTATCAAAAGCTATGAAATGGGCATGAGTGATTTGAAAGCTTAAGAAGAGTACTAGTTACAAATAACAGGGGGACAGTGAGAACAAGAGTTATTTGTGTTTCTACTCGCGTGCAGAAGCATCGGCCGATCGGCGTATACATAAAAAACTGATTGGGCCTAACTTGGGCTTGACAGCCCAGTATTTAGAAGAAAAATAGACATCGTTAGGGTTCTTTGGGTGTCCCCCTAATTTTATTACCACCTAAAGCTAAAGTTATGTAATTTTATGGAAACCTCAATTTTTAgttgatttaattaaaatttatctataaataaaaatggtacaatttttatgaaaattagacatgaaaataaaaatgaatacgACTTGTCCAATTAATGAAAAGCGTTCAAAGAAATGATACAACCTCATTAAGAGGTTCAGATTTCCAAACGAATTTAATCCTACAAGTAATATTACTTTCTAAAGTAGATATTACCATCAAAGtgacacatatttttataaaaataaaattactagAAAAATGTGAGATctcaaaaaattattagaagTGGTAGTATTGAGATTGATAATGTATGCGTTTTTCCCATGATAtgtgatataattataatcagtgttcaaaaattatagaatataataaaatttgatgattgataaaaatgaaattttataattatgaaGGAATTGTAATTTTTACGCGAATAAAATGTATTCTGATCTATAGTCCAAACACTATCTAGTGTGACCCCTGTTCAAAATAGAtggataattttataaaaattaaatgagaCGGATAATATTGTGATATATAAGACCCGATTATTGACCACACATTCTCTCAAAGGCCTAATTTTGATACTAGAAAATATACTCTCCTATGATGAATGAAGTTAAGTTTTATTCTTTGTTTTATTCTTTGATGAGTATGACTTAAATGAAATGTTTTATGATATGTATGTGAATGAAGACTATTCGGGATTTTTGTTTGAGCGTGATCCACAACTATCTGTCATGTAATTTTTCGGGTTGTCCAAGATAATAACGAGTGAAAGCCACTTAAAGGTTGTTCGGCGATATTTAACGATGCTCTATCTTGTATTTTAACTAATTGTACCTGTTCAGAGGTCAAAAAGTTATCATGTTTCTAGATTGTTTATGCAAAGGGGGCTCGTGTCCTGTATTACTGGTGTAAATACTATACGAGATCTTTAGCCGATACTTCTTGCTTGGATCTCTATTTTAGGCTCTCGTCAATCAGGTTTTTTTCTTTTACAATACagacttatatgccttacaactaaatatttgttttaataattttcagggTGAGCCAGAATCGAACCCGGATGTCCCGGGTCAACACAGGATAAACCCAGTACTGgactatccaatcgtgctaCTCAATCAGGTTTTAAAACCTTACTAAATTGAGAATTCTTACGTCCTTGGAATAAAGTGAGTTTGATACTCTAGAATTAAGTAGACACATTTGGGATATACGTGAAGATTTCTAAACGACAATCATAGGTCTTTTAATCTCGACCTTTAAAAACATGAAATCACTTacatattttgattttgatcatgaacttcaaatttaatgattattaaatTTCTTTGCTAACAACTTGGCTCAATCTACTAAATACTCTcaatatttcataaattttatcttATATGAATTTATGGTCAAGTTGATCataatttactttttattttttttagaataaaaaaatttaaaatttacacCTTAAAatagaatacatatattttAGTCGGTGTTCGGAAAAACGAGAATTGAAACTATTGTTGAAGGCATTGATTAGCAATTAGCTGGACTGATAAATcgatatcaatttaatattatttaatatataattaaagtttggtcaattttcattatataaaattaaattcagaaAAGTTGGGGCC
Protein-coding regions in this window:
- the LOC108209807 gene encoding large ribosomal subunit protein uL2m, producing MAAIFRARKVSSTLFCNFLRTPIRQFTAASDATATKSSSSNPMSNHAVCSLVLSTSTMQVGTKIHNISAGTSQSALTNPIFSLDISSQFGSCMPISMMRIGTLIHNIELRPGEGGKLVRAAGTAAKILKEPSASKYCLIRLPSGREKLIDTSCRATIGTVSNPEHGTKRLRKAGHSRWLGRRPVVRGVAMNPVDHPHGGGEGKSKSSGGHGGVSRTPWGKPTKSGYKTGPLKRRK